From the Streptomyces sp. Sge12 genome, the window GCTGGACGACGAACTGCTCGCGGAGATGCAGAGCGGCGACGGGGAGGGCTTCCGGCGCACGCTCGGCGCGCTGCTCGAAGCCGTACGGCGGCTCGGTGAGCCGCTGCCCGACGACGCCCTGGAGCCGTCCGAGCTGATCCTGCCGGCCCCCGGCGCGACCCTCGACGAGGTCCGGGAGATGCTCCGCGACGACGGCCTGATCCCGGGCTGAGCCCCGGCCGGGCACACCGACGAAACGGCGGTGGGCCCTCCCCTTCCCGGGGAGGGCCCACCGCCGTTCTCAGTGCGGGGGAGGTTTCTCCAGGGAGACCACCTGGTCCGGATCGTGGTCCGGGTCCGGGGTCCCGCCGATGAAGTTCTCGAACCTGCGGCGCGGCCCCGCCCACCGCCGGTCGTGGTGGAAGGCCCGCAGCCCGGCCCTGGCGCGGGCGCGCGGACGGTTCGCGTAGAACTTTTTCGCGTACGGGGACCCGGGCCGGGCCAGCCGGATCGCGCCGACCAGTGCGACGAAGGGCACCACCAGGCCGAAGAGGGCGGTGCGCGCCTTGCCCTTCCACAGGGCGATCAGGGCCAGGAAGAAGTTGGTGGCCGCGTTCATGGCGACCAGGCCGCGGCTCTGGCGCTCCTCGGCGGACAGGTCGTTCACGCCGAAGGGCACGAAGCCGCCCAGGACCAGCGCCACCAGGGCGGCCGTGACGACGACGATCTCCACGCTCTTGCGGCCCTGCTCGCTCCAGTAGACGTCGTCGAGGTGCAGGATCAGTGCGAACTCGTCCAGGACCAGGCCCGCGCCCAGCCCGAAGATCACGGCGGAGGCGCATGCGCCGAAGCCGTGCCGGCCGCTGCCCACCGCGCCGAATCCGCCGATGATCACGAGGATCACCCCGGGCACCACGTGGTGGATGTGGATGCCACCGGGGGTGACGTTCTTGAAGGGGCCGCGGCCGGCCCGGATCAGCCGGGTGATCACCCGGGTGACCAGGAACGACATCACGAACGAGAGCAGGGCGAGCAGGAGGGGCAGCTTCCCCGGTTCGACGATGTTCCGATACCACCAGTGACCCATCCCACTGACTCCCTATTTGGCAGGTATGGGGTAATTTACCGCTCGCGCCGAGCGGGTACCGTTCCCGCCGATGACAGATTCGTTCGACGGCCCGCCCCTGACGCCGCCCCCGGAACGCGCCTCGTTCCTCGACGGCGTCCGTTTCGCGTTCGGCACCCTCACCGTGCTGCCCGCCCGCATCACCCGCTGGGACCGTCCCGCCGCCCGCACCGGAATGGCCTGCGCCCCGCTCGCCGGACTGGTCGTCGGCCTGCTCGCGGCCCTGCCGGGCGTACTCCTCCTGCTGCTCGGCGGGGGACCGCTGCTCGCCGCGACCCTCACCGTCGCCGCGCCCGCCGCGCTGACCCGGGCACTGCACCTGGACGGCCTCGCCGACACCGCCGACGGGCTGGGCAGCGCCAAACCCGCCGGCGAGGCCCTGCGCATCATGAAGCAGTCCGACATCGGCCCCTTCGGTGTCGTCACGCTGATCGTCGTACTGCTCCTCCAGGTCGCCGCGCTGTCCGAGATCTACGCCGACAGCTGGGTCCGCGGCGCCCTCGCCGCCGTGGTCGCCGCCTTCGCGGCCCGCCTCGCCATGACCCTGGCCTCCCGCGAAGGCGTCCCGGCGGCCCGCCCCGGGGGACTCGGCGCCGCGGTCGCCGGAGCGGTCCCGCGCCGCGCCGCCCTACTGATCGCCCTGCTCGCCGTCGCGGCGGCCGCGGCAGCCGCCCTCCCGCTGGGCCCGGCCGCCGCCGCGCAGTACGCGGCGGCCGTCCTGGCCGCCCTGCTCGCCGCCGAACTGCTGCTCCGCCGCTGCGTACGCCGCTTCGACGGAGTCACCGGGGACGTCTTCGGCGCCCTCGCGGAGGTCGCGGCGACCACCGCCCTGATCGTCCTCGCCCTGGGCTGAGCGGGCCGCAGGCGGGGCCGCGTACCCTCACCCCGTGGACCACACCGCCCCGGACCTGCCCGCCGCCGCGCCCCTGAGGGTGCTGCTCGCCGACGACCAGGCACTGCTGCGCAGCGCCTTCAAGGTGCTCGTCGACTCCGAGCACGACATGGAGGTCGTCGGGGAGGCCTCCGACGGGGCGCAGGCCGTCGAACTCGCCCGCCGCACGCGCCCCGACGTCGTCCTCATGGACATCCGCATGCCCGGCACCGACGGGCTCGCCGCCACCCGCATGATCAGCGCGGACCCGGAACTCGCCGGCGTGCGCGTGGTGATGCTGACGACCTTCGAGGTCGACGAGTACGTGGTCTCGGCGCTGCGGGCCGGCGCCTCCGGCTTCCTCGGCAAGGGCGCCGAGCCCGACGAACTGCTGAACGCCATCCGGGTCGCCGCGGCCGGCGAGGCCCTGCTCTCCCCGGCCGCCACCAAAGGGCTCATCGCCACCTTCCTCGCCCAGGGCGGCGGCGCCGACCCGGCCGCGGCCATGGACTCGGCCGGGGCCCACGCGCAGCGGCTCGCCGCGCTGACCGTCCGGGAGCGCGAGGTCCTCGTACACGTCGCGGCCGGGCTGTCCAACGACGGGATCGCCGGACGGCTGGAGGTCAGCCCGCTGACCGTCAAGACCCACGTGAACCGGGCCATGGCCAAGCTCGGCGCCCGCGACCGGGCCCAATTGGTGGTCATTGCGTACGAATCGGGACTGGTCCGCCCTCGCGCGGAGTAGAACCGCCCGGTACGACGTACTCCAGACGCGGTATGCCGCACATAAGGACGGCACCTGCGAGCGACGCAATGCGCCACCGCGATGGGACAGGGTGGTGGTGCCCTCGCGTTCGTCACTGCAGAGAGATCTCATACCCATGTCCTGGCTGTCCCGCTTCAGCCTGGCCCAAAGGGCGTTGGTCGGCCTCGTGTCGATCGTCGCGCTCCTCTTCGGCGCCATAGCCATTCCGCAGCTCAAGCAGCAGCTGCTGCCCTCCATCGAATTGCCGATGGTCTCCGTGCTCGCGCCGTACCAGGGCGCCTCGCCCGACGTGGTGGAGAAGCAGGTCGTCGAACCGATCGAGGCCATGCTCAAGGGCGTCGACGGCCTCACCGGCATCACCTCCACCGCCAGCGAGGGCAACGCCCTCATCATGGCCACCTTCGACTACGGCGACAGCGGCACCAAGCAGCTCGTCGCCGACGTCCAGCAGGCCGTCAACCGGGCCCGCGTCCGGCTGCCCGCCGAGGTGGACCCGCAGGTCGTGGCCGGTTCCACCGACGACATCCCGACGGTCATCCTGGCCGTCACCTCCGACAAGGACCAGCAGGCGCTGGCCGACCAGCTGGAACGTTCCGTCGTTCCGGTGCTGTCGGACATCGAGGGCGTCGGCCAGGTCACCGTCGACGGCGTCCAGGACCTCCAGGTCACCGTCACCCCCGACGACGCCAAGCTCGCGGCCGCCGGCCTCGACGGCGCCTCCCTCGCCCAGGGCCTCCAGGCGGGCGGCGCGGCCGTCCCCGCCGGCTCCTTCGACGAGGCGGGCAAGAACCGCACCGTGCGCGTCGGCTCCGGCTACACCTCCCTCGCCCAGCTGCAGGAGCTGCGCCTGAGCCCCGGCCCGGGCAAGCCCGCCGTCCGCCTCGGCGACGTCGCGGCCGTCAAGCAGGAGCCGGCCAAGGCCGTCTCCATCACCCGGACCAACGGCAAGCCCAGCCTCGCCCTCGTCCTCA encodes:
- the pspAA gene encoding PspA-associated protein PspAA, with translation MIVRIMGEGQVELADSHLAELNKLDDELLAEMQSGDGEGFRRTLGALLEAVRRLGEPLPDDALEPSELILPAPGATLDEVREMLRDDGLIPG
- the cobS gene encoding adenosylcobinamide-GDP ribazoletransferase; the protein is MTDSFDGPPLTPPPERASFLDGVRFAFGTLTVLPARITRWDRPAARTGMACAPLAGLVVGLLAALPGVLLLLLGGGPLLAATLTVAAPAALTRALHLDGLADTADGLGSAKPAGEALRIMKQSDIGPFGVVTLIVVLLLQVAALSEIYADSWVRGALAAVVAAFAARLAMTLASREGVPAARPGGLGAAVAGAVPRRAALLIALLAVAAAAAAALPLGPAAAAQYAAAVLAALLAAELLLRRCVRRFDGVTGDVFGALAEVAATTALIVLALG
- a CDS encoding response regulator is translated as MDHTAPDLPAAAPLRVLLADDQALLRSAFKVLVDSEHDMEVVGEASDGAQAVELARRTRPDVVLMDIRMPGTDGLAATRMISADPELAGVRVVMLTTFEVDEYVVSALRAGASGFLGKGAEPDELLNAIRVAAAGEALLSPAATKGLIATFLAQGGGADPAAAMDSAGAHAQRLAALTVREREVLVHVAAGLSNDGIAGRLEVSPLTVKTHVNRAMAKLGARDRAQLVVIAYESGLVRPRAE